GACCCTCTACCTGACCGCAAACTGCATTATCTGCAGCCCAATCCACAACCCGCTGACCatgaaacaggaagtgctgttgctgcgaACCGAAAGTGATGTGATCAGAAGTGGGCGGGTGTAGAAGAAATGTTCAAAAAAAACTTGTAAAGATATAAAATCTCTAGACAATATAGGTAatttaagataagaaatatggaaAGGCCTGCAACCTGACCCGAATCTATACCCGCATGTGAAAATCCTACCTGCAACACCCAGGGTGCTGCTTTGCTTGCAGGTAACCCGCGGATCCCCGACCCACTGCAGGTTTCTAACAACCACTAACTATATTTACTGACTTTTACCAAAGCATCTTGTTTATTCTGTAGGAGAATGTCCATGTTAGAGGAGCTGGCTGAGGAGTCTGTGTACAAGGTATGCCAGACTCGGTGTTGCCTTGTGTGGCCATTAAACCATGATGTAACCGCACAGGGAAATATGGGGTATAAATATAGGATTATGGGCTTCCTGGACAGGTAATTTTTGAAGGCCTCTTGGAGGCAGGCTCTGCATCTGATTGTTCTTCACATTACCTTCCAGGCGGAGAGTTAACTGGTGGGCTTTAATATCTTTGGATGCCTTTCTGATgtttttcctttgtatttatgTAGAGAAAATATTAAAGGTGAATGTGTAATCATTTTCCTTTTGCTACAATCAGCAATTTTAGCCTTGCGTAACACCGGCATGTACATTCTCATCCACAAAGGATATGCATCTACCTACATTGGGTGTTAATTACACCAGCACTGTTGCCCATAGTAACAGAATATTAATTTGCATCTTCTAATTTGTAGCTAAGTGATCAAAACTATAACTGCACTAGAACAGGGCCTGAGTAGGGTCACTCATTAGGGGCTAATTCTAAAGAACCCATTCAGAGATGCTCTCAATCCCACTATATTCTTCTTTGTGCTTTAGCTGAAACTAGATGTACAAGCAGTGCTCAGTGTTTGTTGTTATTCCCTAGATACTGTAAAGCTGTGTATAAATTTGCCCGGAAAGGTTACAGAGTGAATCAAAGCTAAGTGAAACCAATGGGAAATGAAAGAACTAAACACCCCCCTTGTAGCTTAGGAAATAAGTCTGTATAAGGCTTGCCAGGCATGAACTGATCTGACGAGGTCCCTTGCCAAGCAGAATCTTGGCAACTACTTTTTCCTCTCTATTAGACTCTCTGCTCAGATTTACTGTTTATTAAGGGTTTTGTTGAATCTTCCTTAGACTCGCAAGAAAGTAAATCTCCTTTTTGtaaatgtcctttaaagggaaataCGAATTTGCTCTTTtggaaatatataaatgtttaaatgaatgtGATGCCTGATCTGATGGTGTCTATGTTCTGCTTCTCACCAAGCCTTCCTACTTTATGACCAGCCTCTCGCTGAAAATTGTCATGGAAACGATGGGTGGAGAGCTTAAATGGTTCTCTCGCTTTAAGTTGACCATATCCCCATGCTTTTGGGGGTAGTAAATTTGTGGAGGGGTGACTGTATAGAATCAGATAAATACTGTTCTTCCTGTTTTTCCTCTGGCCATCAGTGCATATATATGGGGCCAAAGCATTCTCCGTTACCAAATTGTGCGTTTGAGGCcccataggggggggggggggggggggggggggggtgtgtgtgtgtgtgtgtgtgtgtgtgtgtgtgtgtgtgtgtgtgtggtccgCGCGTGTGCAAGGTCTGTGGCTGAACGCACATCCCAGGCCTCTGGTGTGGGATAGCTGTAAGCCCAAGGGTACAACATGGATCTTCCAAATCTGGCCCAATAAATAGGCAGCACAACTAGCCAGATGAATAAAGCTTTATGTCACCTATGTTCAGTTTTATTAGAAACTTCAGTTTCAGCTTCaattaaggggcttatttattaaaatctgagttcaagaaaaaaaaatcacatgtaaaaaaaaaaactgtgtcaaCACAAGTGTTCTTTTTCCTCAAGCAGCACCTTCTTAAAAAACACAGGGATGGAATCGCATTATTCCATTAATTTGTAATGAGTCTGAAAAGCTTGAATGTTTAATAAACTTGAAAAATAAGTAAATTAATACAATTGTTAGAGAATATTCCAACTTACTTCAATACAACCTCGCCAGAGTTTCTGTCTGGCaacttgttgtgtttttttttctttaataaataccgactatttgaggtttcagaatatatttgtgcatttttttttgcaattgtattttttttgtgaatcgaGATAAAAACACCaactcaatttttgataaatcagcccctaatagtGTGTTTTCATAGTAAAGATCTGGAACCTTGAGAACCCTGGGTATTCTGAGCTGCTGCTCCAGAACCTGTTGatagcctttaaaggagaaggaaaggctaagtcacttgggggtgccaaaatgttaggcacccccaagtgacttaactcgcttactttgtaccccaggctggtgcccctgttaggagagaaccgcaccagcccggggtatctgcagcgcttcctacttccatCTTTGGTAGTGCGCggatgcgcagtagagtgaatagtggaactttaacggagaagtcggcttttcactctactgcgtatgcgctTGTCATTAGTCCTttcaaaacgaagcaggaagcgctgcaggtaccccgggctggtactgttttccactaacaggggcaccagcccggggtaaaaggtaggcgattaaagccacttgggggtgcctaacattttggcaccaccatgtgactttgcctttccttctcctttaacattatataaacccatagTCTGAAGTAAAACACAAAGGAACCACAAAGctttgttcagtatataaaagttTTACTTTCGGTCCAAACTAGATACAGCAGGTTTTTTTTACAGGGAAAGGGAAAAACCGCTGTGCGTTGACAGCATAATGCCAGCATAATGGCTTCCTGTTTTCACTCAGAGGTAAGAGGGAGTAGAGAATGGAATATGAAAGGTTATTCAGATGTTCCACAACCCTGGAACCAACGGAGGGAGTcattcagtgactgctaataacTGTATAttcattttcacattttaaatCCTCAGTTTATGAATGTTTTGCTTGTGTTTTCTTTCTTGACTGTTGCTAGATGACAGTGTGCCTTagccaggaatggtgcacacatgCTCCCCCCTATGCCACTGAAGAATAGAAGAGTCCAACTCTCCCCCATGTTTGGTGTTTGGATGTTCCTGTTGGCCCTGTTACATAAGCCTGTACCATTGAAAATGTGACTTGAATTTGACCGATTATcgtttttaaaggggtagttaacttttagtatgttatagaatggtcaattcttagcaacttttttttattggtctttatcttttattttatatagtttttaaattatttgccttcttcttctgactttttccagatttcaaatgggggtcactctcCCTGGCAGCAAAaatactttttgttactttttattatgtaagtttctattcagcccctctcctattgcTTTTCCAGTTTTAAAACCACCACCTGGTTACCCATCTATGTGCTAAAATGGAGAGTtaaacaagaagctaaataataaaaacacaaataaaaaatgaagaccaattgcaaatattctgagaatatcactctctacatcattaaTGTTAATTTTAAGTTGTAAACTCCCCCTTTAAGTTGGACATCACTGACCTTCCCTAAAGGAAGACCACAAATGGTAACACAGAAAATGCTTGTGTGTTATTTACTGATGGATTTTCTTACTTATTGGGTCGTATAACATGTCTGCTTCTCAGTTGTTGTTTTACTCGGCATGATTGGTCACTGCGACAGCCAACAAATGGTTTCAGGCAGTAACGTGACAGCTTAGCCACCTAAACCATTGTGTGCTATTCACCTGAAGTACCTGAGTAATATATATACTCTGGCTTTATTCAAAGATTGGCAAATAGAGTATTCTTCATTAACACAAAACAATTTACTAATCCAGAACAATTTGATTAATTGCAACTGTGAGCAATAAAGCACTGATAATCTGCTAAATCAGCAAATATCCGCTGTTCCACAAACAAGCGCACACTCTGCTTCCCCTGGGAACGATATTCTCTGTTTATAACTACAGTTAATTGCTTGGGGTGAACTCCAGACGTTTCCATGAAAGAATCCTTGTGTGCTTTATCTATAGTGTTTAGCTTGAGCAGTATGGGAAGGAAATAATATGATAAGGAAATGCTCAGCTGTATTTGTACCAGGGTTGTATTGTTGGTGAGATGGAATGCCCGAAACCTTTGTACTTTGCTTTAGACAATGGCTTCAAAGTGATTCCATAcatgtaaaattatatttttagaaatGGACATGATAGAATAGCATAGGTGTACCTGAGCCTTTTTTgccttaataataaaaacacttaTGGTCACTCACGGGTCCCCTGATACACAGAAGGAATGTAGCAGTAGACTGAAGTCATGGAACTTAAACTGGAATAACTTTTATTATTGTCTTTTTTCAGTAAAGTGAAATGCAACATGAATTTAGCAGTATGATTAGAAATGCATTGGGAATGTTGTAAAGCTTCCATATATTTAAGTGTTCTTTCTCTTGTGTATTTCTCTAGGTGGTTTATGCAGTCCTCTGTATTTAGATTATCTACACTATGGCTGCCTTGCAAGCTCTTCCATTATCCATTGACCAAAACGCTGAGGTCAGTGGTAGCCAAAGCCATACAAACACCAGGTCGCCTGTCACAGAGAACACCATGGGAAGCGTCAGCAGCTTAATCTCTGGGAGGACATACCATGACAAGCAGTGCAAGGCCTCTGAATTGAGCAACAAGTGCCGCAAACCTACCAACATGCCAAACTGTTTTAAGCAGCAAGAGGGGCTTATAAAAAGTAATTACAGCTCACAGGATCCTCTGTTTAATGGGCTTCCTACAAAGAAACCCTCTACTACTACCTCTGGAAATAATGGGAATTATGTCTACGTCAACGAGGACTTTAAAGAGGAATGGCATGAACCTAGAGTACCAATCAGCCCCTCTAGTGATGCTGAAGATATTCGGGAAGAGAGAGCTCTTAATGGGAATATAAGAGGGCCTCCCCCCAAACTCATCCCAGTCTCTGGCAAATTAGAAAAGGTAATAGTTGATTGGTTATTGGGTGCAAATatgtattcattcattttttttgaaGGGCATGTTTTCCCTGATatcaacttttagcatgatgtagatgttgatattctgggacaatttgtagttagttttccttttttattttttgtagttttttttcagttatttagatttttgttcagcagatctctagtttggaatttcagcagctatctggttgctagggtcttgtttaccttagcaaccaggcagtggtgggaatgagagacaggaatatgaatagaagagcaACTAAAtagataagaaataaaatgtaacttttatttttggctgatggggtcagtgacccccatgtgaaagctggaaagatgtaggtgaagcaggcaaataattcaaagtataaaaaaaaataaatgaagaccaaatgcaaagttgctagaaatagtacattataacatactaaaagttggtgAGAGTATATGGTCCAAAATACTTATTTGATTAAATCTACTAGTCCCTTTATAGCAGTCAACTAGTGCTCTACTCGCCTGTGTATTTGGCCTTCAGTTTATTTCATGGAATAGTGCCCCCCATGATCCAactaaaggcattttaaaaatatggttATTTCCAAATAAATCTCTAGGTTGAGAAGGGGACGGGGCCATCCATTCCATTGTGATTTTAGTGAGGGTGGAAGACAGCAGGTCAGTGGAAAGGCCTTGTGTGTGACCCCTAAAGCCCCACTATGGGACAGACAGAAAGTAGCAGTCAGTAGGTAGGACTGCAATTAGCACAAAGCTTACAATTACAGCTATTTGCATATTTGCACAATGTTGGGCTGTGGGCTATTTACATTGTCAAATTTCAAACAAAACACCTAATGATGATGCATCAGCTTTTATACTGGCGTTTCCTTTATTCCGGCAGCTTCCCGTAAATCCCGTAAAATACACAATTTGCAGCTTGTTATTTTTCTAGGTGTTTTAGGGATTCTTTTGACGCATTTATATCTAATCTTAAAGGCTGGAGGTGGGATCGGAAATCCCAGTCAAGCATAGAGCTTAGTGTTTCTGTTCACTTACTGCTTTATTTTTAGCTCATAATTACAAATCCCTCCTGAAATGTGCAATTCAAATGGGCAAGTCCAGCACGTCAATTAAAGGCAGCTTTTAGTTCCTGTTCCACATCCTCTGAGTAATGATAGGTGCTGTTACCTAAGCATCTCCCGTCTTAGTACGGGCGCTGTAGGATGCCTGAATTAAACCAGTACAGAACATTGTATATAGATAAACTCGTGTTCCTTCTGGAAGGTTTAATACACATACAGTAGAGCATTCAAATTTGCCCTGGTCAGACAACTTCTAGCTGCTGGCTTATGCAATTAGACTAGTTGCTAATAAAGGTCTTGGATCAGTTGTTACAGACCCCCAATAGTATTAGTTGCCCATGCAGACATGTGATCTGGCCTCTATTGGCAGGATTGTCAGGGGCTCTTCATGTgcgtgggcagggtcggactgggccgtcgggacactgggaaaaatcctggtgggccccagcagcccagacccgacccttgccagcgctccccctgcccgaccgctcctgccctgacgtgTTCAATTTACGCgatcggggaggacgtcgggtggggggccctgcaaagggggttaggggggcccctctggggggaggggcgcgggcacctgcagggcccctggggcggagccccggtgggcccttcaccccccagtctgaccctgtgcgtGGGAGCAAAATGATTGCTTTCCCCATCATTGGGGCTTGTAAAATTTTCATCCTGTTAAGGCAACTGTCACAAtctatggggtgtatttattaacattggagataaacATAATTcatgatattgcccatagcaaccaatcagcaataagattttaaAGGTCACCTACAAGTAAAAAGGTGCAGGGTAAAAATTCCTGTGGACCAAGAATTCAATGGTGCATTTATGCAGCCTCTCATGACGGGTCTACATAGCCCCCAATTATGGTTGTGACCCAGGGGCCAAACGATTAGATCACTCTGATTTGGCCAAGCACATTGGCTAAACTgagtaaagatctgctcatttggccatGCTTATCTTCTCCCTGAATTCCAATATCAATTCtgcatacctggcacattccggAATTTCTAAATATGATATATGGCAATGAACACTTTTCTCCAGCAACCCTATATCAGGGTGGCCCCCAAGCCTTGAGAGTGTAAGGTCTGTTTAGCAAGGGTCTCTAGTGATAGTGAGAGAAAGGAAAGCATAAAAGTCCCCTCGCTGTTTGGAAAGAGTTTTCAGATATTATATAAATGAGATATAACACTTTTCTGTTTAACGTTTCAGAACGTAGAAAAGACTCTAATAAAACCTACAGCTTTCAAACCAGTAGTGCCAAAGAAACGTAACTCCTCCCTTCAGTACCTTGTTCAACGCAATGGAGGGCCGGGCCTCTCGGAAAGCCAGAGCAGCCTAAATCTTCTCTTCAATGGGAACGCCGCTGGGATCCCAGAAAAGCACAACTTGTTGAGCTGTAGGAACAGCACGCATTCTGGCACCATGTCAGACTCGGGCCGCACTTCCTTGTCGAGCCTTCCCACCTACAGCACGAACTGCAGTCACCAGATGGACCCGGTCAGTGTTTCTATGGGTCACATTAATCTGGATAATCACACGAACATTAATGGATATTCTGATCGAGCACCCAGGGGTCGGACTCGTCCTACGAACTCAGACAGTGGGCGCTCTTCATCTAGCAAGAGCACCGGGTCACTAAGTGGCAGGGGGAACCCGTCCTCTGACAGCGGCTCCTGTGACCGCTCCCCCATCTTGAGCGATGAGATTCTGATTAGAGAGCTGGAAGAAAAGCTAAAGGACAGGGAGATGGAGCTTCAGCAACTCAAAGAAAATCTGGATGAAAATGAAGCTGCGATCTGCCAGGTACAGTAAGATAACAGCATTGCTACAATCACAATCTTCCTTTGATTCATAATAATAGTAACACTAATGACCTTGTAGTCCTGTGACTGAACATTTCTTAAAGGtgtatttgtgacttttttgtgggTGCACTACTCCAGCATAGCTGCTTTGGGGAATTCacgctgcctgtaagctgtggaaaagttgttacaatttgtaacatcaaagttttagtccctcctcctctgccaggatttcaaataatgcagaaagagaagaactgttttgcagctggattttagtatgtaaaaattatttattcatacttttttcaGTGATGCGTATATTAGCGGTTTCTGTGCTTTGTTTGGAAGCCCCCGGAGTTCCGCTTTGAAAGGCAGTTTTGTTTGACCATCATTTTTAAGTGTGTATTTGTGCCTGGCATAATTTAGTCATATTTGACTTACAATGCATTAGGATCTATTTCCTACTGTATGTCCCATGGAGCATCCAAGAAATAAGCTTGATGTGTGCTGGCAAATGTGTGCACCCAGGCTAAATGTGATTTGATCCCTTGGACTCACAGTAAAAGGCTAAGCTATAACTGTCCCTTACATACTCCCCTCACCTGCTTTATTTCATATTTCTCAATTGTCCAACCAAGACCCCCGCTGTTTCCTTTCTTCATTTTTGGGTGCActgctgttttgtttttactGGCAGAACATTTAGTTGGTGTCTGTATTTCACTTCCTGCTCCCATTATAACTGAAAGGCTGAGATATGAGTTAATATGAAATATTTACAGCACTTACATAGTCATTTCATCCGGTTCCTATCAATAGGGAAGCAGGCCCTGTGACTGCCAGGCAGCCTATTAGTGTAGAGGGCCCTGTTGAGCCCTGACAGATATGTTTGCAGAACAGCCTCACTCCAACAATGAAGTAAAATGTATCAGGCATTTGAATGGGAAAGGGTTCTAAATATTTTTAAGCCAATAACAATCTGCTGTTTTGACAACTGGCCTTATAACCATAGGCAGGTCATTATTACTTGGAAATGCAGCAGTGAATATTTTCAAACAACCATTGCCTGATGTGCAATTGGCCTGGCAGGGTCAGTGCAGTTACCGTAGGAGTCTATAGAGGGGTACTTCAGCATATTTTTTACCCACCAGTGaggcagttgcctagggcgcaGCGTTGAGGAGACGCTAGGCATGTACATCTTTTGCCTGCCTTCCCTTAGTTTCAGCCTGTCTGTAAGTCTGGGATCCCATGAGTCAAACATGGTGGCAGAGAAGGAGCTTCTGGTCTCCAAAACATTGAGAGGCCAACACACAATGCAAACATTATGTAAACTTAGGCTCAGAT
The sequence above is a segment of the Xenopus tropicalis strain Nigerian chromosome 7, UCB_Xtro_10.0, whole genome shotgun sequence genome. Coding sequences within it:
- the lzts2 gene encoding leucine zipper putative tumor suppressor 2 homolog isoform X1, with amino-acid sequence MAALQALPLSIDQNAEVSGSQSHTNTRSPVTENTMGSVSSLISGRTYHDKQCKASELSNKCRKPTNMPNCFKQQEGLIKSNYSSQDPLFNGLPTKKPSTTTSGNNGNYVYVNEDFKEEWHEPRVPISPSSDAEDIREERALNGNIRGPPPKLIPVSGKLEKNVEKTLIKPTAFKPVVPKKRNSSLQYLVQRNGGPGLSESQSSLNLLFNGNAAGIPEKHNLLSCRNSTHSGTMSDSGRTSLSSLPTYSTNCSHQMDPVSVSMGHINLDNHTNINGYSDRAPRGRTRPTNSDSGRSSSSKSTGSLSGRGNPSSDSGSCDRSPILSDEILIRELEEKLKDREMELQQLKENLDENEAAICQVYEEKQKRCEQEMEELRQSCALKMKQAAQKAQRLQQVLQLQIFQLQQEKKKLQEDFSQLLQERELLEKRCASFEREQTEFGPRLEETKWEVCQKSGEISLLKQQLKDSQAELAQKSNEILLLRAQVREARSDLQISEEQVQELQDTAHTKTLELEVCENELQRKKNEAELLREKASKLDQEVAGLREAAVANLRHGLCLCHEKEDPFLLYESDEAKAQRQNADNLQGLQQYVERLREALTSERRRYQEQADSFEDERRIWQEEKEKVIRYQKQLQHNYIQMYQQNRELERDIKQLSLELEARELDEFDLHGAEIQFEEITATEI